One genomic segment of Gemmatimonadaceae bacterium includes these proteins:
- a CDS encoding sodium:solute symporter family protein, with the protein MGFSVIDWLIVAAYFALTVAIGFYFTRRGGSSMSEYFNAGRNVPWWLAGVSMVATTFAADTPLVVTGLVASRGVAGNWLWWNMVMSGILTVFFFARLWRRAGVLTDVELAEVRYGGKPATFLRGFRALYLAIPINLIILGWVTKAMVTILSISLGISPWVAVGICFAITVAYAVAAGLWAVLWTDFFQFIIMMTAIIILAFFAVEAVGGIGALRAGVTEHFGSETAALSVLPVRMGPDGIMAYAWMPLLALTVFLSVQWWAAWYPGAEPGGGGYIAQRIFSAKTERDGVLATLFFQVAHYAIRPWPWIITGLATVLLYPNLENREHGYVHAFMDLLPTPWRGLMLAGFAAAYMSTVATQLNWGASYLINDFYKRFMRPGRDEKHYVNAGRVATIFLFAASLLVTWQLETIEGAWKFLLALGAGTGLVLILRWYWWRINAWSEISAMTTSFIVSLLAFAYIRPRFAATDPNGDAWVMLTTVAVSTVVWVAVTFATKPESDATLESFYKRVRPGGPGWVAVSNRLGFGREKIPGGALAWSNWLAGVIAVYASLFGIGKLVFLEFGTGLIMLLVAGLAFSWIARSFRNEPEPPAEITRMEEERRAAA; encoded by the coding sequence ATGGGCTTCTCCGTCATCGACTGGCTGATCGTTGCCGCGTATTTCGCGCTGACCGTCGCGATCGGATTCTACTTCACGCGCCGCGGCGGCTCGAGCATGAGCGAGTACTTCAACGCCGGCCGCAACGTCCCGTGGTGGCTCGCGGGCGTGTCCATGGTCGCGACGACGTTCGCGGCGGACACTCCACTCGTCGTCACGGGTCTCGTGGCCTCGCGCGGCGTCGCGGGGAACTGGCTGTGGTGGAACATGGTGATGAGCGGAATCCTCACCGTGTTCTTCTTCGCGCGGCTGTGGCGCCGCGCCGGAGTTCTCACCGACGTGGAGCTCGCGGAAGTGCGGTACGGCGGGAAGCCCGCCACGTTCCTGCGCGGCTTTCGCGCGCTATACCTCGCGATCCCGATCAACCTGATCATCCTCGGCTGGGTCACCAAGGCGATGGTGACGATCCTGTCGATCTCACTGGGAATCTCGCCCTGGGTCGCGGTGGGGATCTGCTTCGCCATCACGGTGGCGTACGCGGTCGCGGCCGGGCTCTGGGCCGTGCTGTGGACGGATTTCTTCCAGTTCATCATCATGATGACCGCGATCATCATCCTGGCATTTTTCGCGGTGGAAGCGGTCGGCGGGATCGGCGCGCTGCGCGCCGGCGTGACGGAGCATTTCGGAAGCGAGACGGCGGCGCTCTCGGTGCTGCCGGTAAGGATGGGCCCGGACGGGATCATGGCGTACGCGTGGATGCCGCTGCTCGCGCTCACCGTATTCCTCTCGGTGCAGTGGTGGGCGGCGTGGTATCCCGGCGCGGAGCCGGGCGGCGGCGGCTACATCGCGCAGCGGATCTTCTCCGCGAAGACTGAGCGCGACGGCGTGCTCGCGACGCTCTTTTTCCAGGTGGCGCACTACGCGATCCGTCCCTGGCCGTGGATCATCACCGGGCTCGCGACGGTGCTCCTGTACCCGAACCTGGAGAACCGCGAGCACGGCTACGTGCACGCGTTCATGGACTTACTGCCCACGCCGTGGCGCGGACTGATGCTCGCCGGATTCGCGGCCGCGTACATGTCCACGGTGGCGACGCAGCTCAACTGGGGAGCGTCCTACCTCATCAACGATTTCTACAAGCGATTCATGCGCCCCGGCAGGGACGAGAAGCATTACGTGAACGCCGGACGTGTCGCGACGATCTTTCTCTTTGCGGCGTCGCTGCTCGTCACGTGGCAGCTCGAGACGATCGAGGGTGCGTGGAAGTTTCTGCTCGCGCTCGGGGCCGGGACCGGTCTGGTCCTGATCCTTCGCTGGTACTGGTGGCGGATCAACGCGTGGTCGGAGATCAGCGCGATGACGACGTCGTTCATCGTATCGCTGCTCGCGTTCGCCTACATCCGTCCGCGCTTCGCGGCGACGGATCCGAATGGCGACGCGTGGGTGATGCTCACGACGGTCGCGGTGAGCACGGTGGTCTGGGTGGCGGTGACGTTCGCCACGAAGCCGGAGTCCGACGCCACGCTCGAGTCGTTCTACAAGAGAGTGCGGCCGGGCGGACCGGGTTGGGTCGCGGTGTCCAACCGGCTCGGCTTCGGGCGCGAGAAGATTCCCGGCGGCGCGCTGGCGTGGAGCAACTGGCTCGCCGGCGTGATCGCGGTGTACGCGTCGCTGTTCGGGATCGGCAAGCTCGTCTTCCTCGAGTTCGGCACGGGGCTGATCATGCTGCTCGTCGCCGGGCTCGCGTTCTCCTGGATCGCGCGCTCGTTCAGGAACGAGCCCGAGCCGCCGGCCGAGATCACGCGGATGGAGGAGGAGCGAAGAGCCGCGGCGTGA